AAGCTGCCTGATGACGTTTACAATCTTCTGCTGGGCTTCTTCTGTTGTCTTAATACGTACAGGGCCCATAACTTCCATATCTTCAAGTATCATCTGGCGGGCGCGGCTGGACATGTTCTTAAGAATCTTATTTTTGCACTCTTCAGAGGCGCCTTTAAGCGCAAGTACAAGGTCCTTGGAATCTATTTCCCTTAATATCTGCTGTATAGTCCTGTCATCCAGAAGCAGAACGTCATCAAACACGAACATAAGCCTTTTAATTTCATCCGCAAGATCCGGATTTGTTTCTTCAAGTTTTTCCATAATCGCTTTTTCCGTGCTTCTGTCAACCCTGTTAAGCATTTCAGCAACAGACCTTACGCCGCCGGCTGAAGCAAATTCCTGTGTAAAGACGGACGCTATTCTTCTTTCCAGAACTTTTTCAACTTCCATTATGACTTCAGGGGTTGCCCTTTCCATTGTGGCTATCCTTGTGGCAACATCAACCTGAATATCCCCCGGTAACGAAGACAGAATATTTGATGACTGTTCCGGCTGAAGATGCGCAAGCACAAGCGCGATTGTCTGCGGATGCTCATTCTGAATGAAGTTAAGTATCTGCTGCGGGTCTGTCTTTTTAATGAAATCAAAAGGCGTCATCTGAAGCGCGCCCTGCAGCCTGTTTAATATTTCCACGGCTTTCTGTTCTCCAAGGGCTTTTTCAAGAAGCTCCCTTGCGTAATCGATTCCGCCCTGGGATATGTATTCTTCCGCGAGGGCAAGCTGATAGCTTTCCTCCATTACGGAATCCCTGTCCTGCGGGGTAATCTTCTTTGTATTAGCTATCTGTAACGTAAGCTGTTCTACCAACTCGTCGGATAAATTTCTGAATACTTCCGCCGAAAGATCCGGCCCTAGAGTGATTAGAAGTGTCGCGGCTTTCTGTTCACCGTTCATTGGCATAATCGATCACCTCTTCTCTTCATTCAACCAGCGTTTGATAAGCTGGACGATAATTTTGGGATTTTCCCTTGCAATCTTTGTAATCTGCCTTTTCATTTCTGCTCGTTTCTGGGCTTCAGCAAGTTCCGCGGCTGAAGGCACGGCTTCCAGCGGAACTTCCACTTCTTCTTCCGCCCTGACGTCTTTTGCCGCCATCTCTATCTGCCTGCGCAGCTTTTCCCTTATCGCTTTCGGTTTCAGCGTGGAACGCAGGAATAGAAGCGCGAAGAGCAGTATGCCAAGTACGATGCCAAGGCTGGTGAGCGTAGTCATGTATTTTTCCCTTGCGCTCATGTCAGCTTTTGCCATTTCGGCTTTTTCAACCGTTCTGTCAAAGCTTATATTTTCAACAGCAACCTGGTCGCCTCTTGTAAGGTCAAGACCGGCCGCCGCGATAACCGCGTTTCTTACGGAATTAACCTGCTGCGGCTGAAGGTTGTCAACGATAACGGCTACAGAAAGCCTTTTTACCGTGCCAACGGTTTCCACAACATGTTTTTCCCTTTTTGATATTTCGTAATTTTCTGTCACTTCTGATTTTGTAAACTGCGAATTTCCGCTTACGGCTGATTTATAACCCGGAACATTTGAATCTGTTCCCGGAACGCCGCCCGGATAAGTGCCCACACCGGTATAATTTTCAAGATTTCTTTTGGAACTTCTTATAATACCCTTCCCGCCCACAACAGGTTCGTATATTTCGTCTTTTTTCTCCACCTGGTCAAAGTTAAGTTCGGCATTTACCCTTACCGTCGCCCTTTTATCGCCAAGCACGTTTGACAGCATGGAATCAACCCTGCGCTGTATGTCCTTTTCAAAATCCTTCTGCATGGTTATCTGCTGGTTGGTAAGTTTAAGCTGCTTGCTGTAGGAATAAGAGGAAGAATTTTCTTCCAGAAGTTCATCTTTTATAATATCGCTTAAAACAGTCCCGTTTGAATCTATTATTGTTACATTTACCGGCTTCATTCCTTCAACACTGCCGGAAACAAGGAAAATTATGGATTTGACATTATCATAACTTAACTTTAAGCCCGATTTCATCTTTATTAAAACGGATGCCGTGGGTTCTTTTTCTTTCTCTTCATATAATTCTTTTTTGGGAAGTACAAGGTGTACCCTTGCTTCTTCTATAATATCAATATTGCTTATTGTCCTTCCAAGCTCGCCTTCAAGCGCCCTTACAAAATTTACCCTCTGCGTGAAATCCGTTATTCCAAGGTTGGTTTTATCAAAAATTTCAAAACCCACACCGCCGCCTTTTATCATTCCTTTTGATGCCATTTCAAGCCTTAAATCATAAACATTTTTGAACGGTACGGATATTGTTTTGCCGTTGTTTCCTATTTTATAAGGAATCTTTCTGTCTTTTAATTCCGAAATAATATTGCCCGCGTCTTCGGAAGTAAGATTGGAAAACAGCGGCGAATAATTAGGCGCGGTTGTCCAGAAAGCAATTGCAATAAGCCCTATTAAAATAAGCGACGGAACGGTAACCCATAAAATTCTTCCGGACTTGTTCTGACCCTGCCAGAAAGATTTTAAACGCTCCCATGTCTTTAACAGAAAGTCGTTCACTATTTCACCTCACCCGTAAATTAGATTTGCATTCTCATTATTTCCTGGTAAGCTTCGGTTATTTTGTTTTTAACCTGAAGCGCCAGCTGTAACGTCATGCCTGCCTGTTCAACAGCAAGCATTACGTTATGAAGTTCTATGTCCTGACCCGCGGCAAGCTGCGAAATCGCATTGTCCGCGTTTATCTGCGTTTCATTTATTGACTTTATGGCTGTCTGAAGAATGTCTCCAAAATCCGCCGCACCGGTTTTAATTTCCGGCTGAACTGGCTGTACAGTATTTAATACCGTTTCCGGTATGTTAACTTTTCCAAGCACACCTTCTAAACCTGTTATACCTGTTGGCGCTGACATTTACAGCCCTCCATTATATGCTTTTTATTAAGCTTTGCCTATTTCAAGTGCTTTGGCCGCCATTGATTTAGCGGAATTTAAAGCCGTAACATTGGCTTCATATGCCCTTGTCGCGGATATCATATCAACCATTTCTTTTACTATATTCACATTTGGCATTGCCACATAACCTTCTTTATTGGCGTCCGGATGCCCCGGATCATAAGTTAACTTAGGCGGATTAACATCATTAATTACGCCTGTAACCTTAACGCCTTTAAAACCGGATGCCATTATTGTTTTATCAAACATCGCGGGAAAAAGAGAATTAACTTTTTCTCCCCTTGGTTCAAAAACAACACGCTGGCGCTGGTACGGCCCGCCGTCTATTGTCTTTGTAGTATTAACATTTGCTATATTATTTGAAATTACATCCATTCTAAGGCGTTCCGCTGTAAGGCCGGACGCGCTTATGACAAAAGCATCAAATGCACTCATTAATTATTACCTCCCGCCTTCGGAAATAGCTGTTTTTAATCCGCTTATCTTCATTGACATCAGTTGGGCAATTGTTGAATATGCCGTTGTATTTTCAGCCATTTTTGCCATTTCAAAATCAATATCAACGTTATTTTCATCAGTCCTTAAAGAAGTTTCAGCGTTAGTCACAATTTCCGGCTGCAGCTGCGCAAGCGTAAAATCGGTACCGGACGGAATGTGTTTTAAATTGGTGACAGCAAGCGGCAGAAATTCCTTGTCTTTTTTATCAAGAACTTCGGAAAGTTTGCTTTGAAACACCACTTCAGAACGCTTAAAACCGGGCGTATTAACATTGGCAATATTATTGCTTATAAGTTTA
This genomic window from Candidatus Goldiibacteriota bacterium contains:
- the fliG gene encoding flagellar motor switch protein FliG → MPMNGEQKAATLLITLGPDLSAEVFRNLSDELVEQLTLQIANTKKITPQDRDSVMEESYQLALAEEYISQGGIDYARELLEKALGEQKAVEILNRLQGALQMTPFDFIKKTDPQQILNFIQNEHPQTIALVLAHLQPEQSSNILSSLPGDIQVDVATRIATMERATPEVIMEVEKVLERRIASVFTQEFASAGGVRSVAEMLNRVDRSTEKAIMEKLEETNPDLADEIKRLMFVFDDVLLLDDRTIQQILREIDSKDLVLALKGASEECKNKILKNMSSRARQMILEDMEVMGPVRIKTTEEAQQKIVNVIRQLEEMGEIVVARGGEEEIFV
- the fliF gene encoding flagellar M-ring protein FliF: MNDFLLKTWERLKSFWQGQNKSGRILWVTVPSLILIGLIAIAFWTTAPNYSPLFSNLTSEDAGNIISELKDRKIPYKIGNNGKTISVPFKNVYDLRLEMASKGMIKGGGVGFEIFDKTNLGITDFTQRVNFVRALEGELGRTISNIDIIEEARVHLVLPKKELYEEKEKEPTASVLIKMKSGLKLSYDNVKSIIFLVSGSVEGMKPVNVTIIDSNGTVLSDIIKDELLEENSSSYSYSKQLKLTNQQITMQKDFEKDIQRRVDSMLSNVLGDKRATVRVNAELNFDQVEKKDEIYEPVVGGKGIIRSSKRNLENYTGVGTYPGGVPGTDSNVPGYKSAVSGNSQFTKSEVTENYEISKREKHVVETVGTVKRLSVAVIVDNLQPQQVNSVRNAVIAAAGLDLTRGDQVAVENISFDRTVEKAEMAKADMSAREKYMTTLTSLGIVLGILLFALLFLRSTLKPKAIREKLRRQIEMAAKDVRAEEEVEVPLEAVPSAAELAEAQKRAEMKRQITKIARENPKIIVQLIKRWLNEEKR
- the fliE gene encoding flagellar hook-basal body complex protein FliE; the protein is MSAPTGITGLEGVLGKVNIPETVLNTVQPVQPEIKTGAADFGDILQTAIKSINETQINADNAISQLAAGQDIELHNVMLAVEQAGMTLQLALQVKNKITEAYQEIMRMQI
- the flgC gene encoding flagellar basal body rod protein FlgC, giving the protein MSAFDAFVISASGLTAERLRMDVISNNIANVNTTKTIDGGPYQRQRVVFEPRGEKVNSLFPAMFDKTIMASGFKGVKVTGVINDVNPPKLTYDPGHPDANKEGYVAMPNVNIVKEMVDMISATRAYEANVTALNSAKSMAAKALEIGKA
- the flgB gene encoding flagellar basal body rod protein FlgB, with protein sequence MLEGIFSSEVYQVLEKSLNASSLQHKLISNNIANVNTPGFKRSEVVFQSKLSEVLDKKDKEFLPLAVTNLKHIPSGTDFTLAQLQPEIVTNAETSLRTDENNVDIDFEMAKMAENTTAYSTIAQLMSMKISGLKTAISEGGR